The Xyrauchen texanus isolate HMW12.3.18 chromosome 28, RBS_HiC_50CHRs, whole genome shotgun sequence genome has a segment encoding these proteins:
- the LOC127621897 gene encoding sterile alpha motif domain-containing protein 15-like, producing the protein MEFLLWSCQDVAHWIETIGFPQYKACFSENFITGRKLIYVNCFYLPRLGITDFQHMKVISARVRDLLGVSEPLWSRSVADPPHDDITVFLQVKSRTGQNTESLDYERFLITRAINELK; encoded by the exons ATGGAGTTCCTGCTCTGGAGTTGTCAGGATGTTGCACACTGGATCGAGACTATCGGATTCCCGCAGTATAAG GCGTGTTTCTCAGAGAATTTTATCACGGGCAGAAAACTCATTTATGTGAACTGCTTTTACTTGCCACGGTTAGGAATCACCGACTTCCAACATATGAAG GTCATCTCAGCTCGTGTTCGAGATCTGCTCGGCGTCTCTGAACCGCTGTGGAGTCGAAGTGTTGCAGATCCtcctcatgatgacatcacagttttcCTGCAGGTGAAGAGCAGAACCGGCCAGAACACAGAGTCACTTGACTACGAGCGTTTCCTCATCACAAGAGCAATAAATGAGCTCAAATAA